One Calditrichia bacterium DNA window includes the following coding sequences:
- the rpsG gene encoding 30S ribosomal protein S7 — protein MMRRRKAPERQVLPDPKYHSELVSKFINGLMLDGGRSKAEKIFYGAMDIVEQKLKKDPLEVFRKAMDNVMPMLEVRSRRVGGATYQVPVEVRDKRRRSLAIRWLVGFSRKRSESTMAQRLANEFMAAYRGEGSSVKKREDTHKMAEANKAFAHFRW, from the coding sequence ATAATGAGACGTAGAAAGGCGCCAGAGCGTCAGGTATTGCCCGACCCGAAATATCATAGTGAGCTTGTAAGCAAATTTATCAACGGCCTGATGTTGGACGGTGGGCGAAGCAAAGCCGAAAAAATATTTTACGGTGCCATGGATATTGTTGAGCAGAAGTTGAAAAAAGATCCTCTGGAAGTTTTTCGCAAAGCCATGGATAATGTTATGCCAATGTTGGAAGTTCGCTCACGACGTGTCGGTGGTGCAACCTATCAGGTTCCCGTTGAAGTTCGTGACAAACGCCGACGCTCTTTAGCTATTCGCTGGTTGGTCGGGTTTTCCCGTAAGCGCTCCGAAAGCACAATGGCGCAGCGCTTGGCAAATGAATTTATGGCTGCATATCGTGGGGAAGGCTCTTCTGTGAAAAAACGCGAAGACACCCACAAGATGGCTGAAGCAAACAAGGCTTTTGCTCACTTCCGCTGGTAG
- a CDS encoding 50S ribosomal protein L1: MKKRSRRYNELFKFIEKREYSLNEAIELIKKTANAKFDETVELSVRLGVDPRHADQVVRGTVSLPHGLGKEVRVLVIAKGEKEDDAKNAGADYVGYDEYLEKIQQGWVDFDVLIATPDAMRDLGKLGKVLGPRGLMPNPKSGTVTMDIGTTVKEVKAGKIDFRVDKKGTVHTGIGKASFDADKLRDNVKMLMQTIIRLRPSTAKGAYLKSICISNTMGPGIRLITNPVEFQD; encoded by the coding sequence ATGAAGAAAAGAAGTAGACGTTATAACGAACTTTTTAAGTTCATTGAAAAAAGAGAATACAGTCTGAACGAGGCGATAGAGCTGATCAAAAAAACAGCAAATGCCAAGTTTGATGAAACTGTAGAATTATCCGTTCGCCTGGGTGTTGACCCTCGTCATGCTGATCAAGTTGTGCGGGGAACCGTTTCGCTGCCTCACGGATTAGGTAAAGAGGTTCGCGTATTGGTAATCGCAAAAGGCGAAAAAGAGGATGATGCTAAAAACGCAGGTGCAGACTACGTTGGGTATGATGAGTATCTCGAAAAGATCCAACAAGGATGGGTTGATTTCGATGTGCTGATTGCAACGCCGGATGCCATGCGCGATTTAGGAAAACTGGGTAAGGTTCTTGGTCCGCGCGGATTAATGCCTAACCCAAAAAGTGGAACGGTTACAATGGATATCGGAACCACTGTTAAAGAGGTGAAAGCCGGTAAGATCGACTTTCGGGTTGATAAAAAAGGCACCGTGCACACAGGTATTGGCAAAGCATCTTTTGACGCCGATAAATTGCGAGATAATGTGAAAATGTTGATGCAAACGATTATCCGGTTGCGTCCTTCAACGGCAAAAGGCGCCTATCTCAAAAGTATTTGCATTTCAAATACGATGGGACCTGGTATCCGGTTGATTACAAATCCCGTAGAATTTCAGGACTAA
- a CDS encoding 30S ribosomal protein S12, whose amino-acid sequence MPTINQLIRSGREKVEKKNKAPALSSCPQRRGVCTRVYTTTPKKPNSALRKVARVRLTNSIEVTAYIPGEGHNLQEHSIVLIRGGRVKDLPGVRYHIIRGTLDTGGVKDRRQSRSKYGAKRPKS is encoded by the coding sequence GTGCCGACAATTAATCAGTTAATTCGGTCTGGACGCGAAAAAGTTGAAAAGAAAAACAAAGCTCCGGCGTTAAGTAGTTGCCCGCAAAGACGTGGCGTATGTACACGTGTTTATACAACAACACCTAAAAAGCCAAACTCGGCGCTGCGTAAAGTTGCCCGTGTTCGCCTGACCAATAGCATTGAAGTAACTGCCTATATTCCAGGTGAAGGTCATAACTTGCAAGAGCACTCCATTGTGTTAATCCGCGGTGGTCGTGTAAAGGACTTGCCGGGTGTTCGTTACCACATTATTCGTGGAACATTGGATACAGGTGGTGTAAAAGATCGTAGGCAAAGCCGTTCCAAATACGGTGCTAAACGACCCAAAAGTTAA
- the rplL gene encoding 50S ribosomal protein L7/L12, giving the protein MADITRADVIEYLKSATMLEISDLVKEVEETFGVTAAAAPMMMPGMPVAGAAAEAAEEKTEFDVVLKEIGSQKIQVIKVVRAITGLGLKEAKDLVEGAPKAVKEAVPQAEADDLKKQLEEVGATVEVK; this is encoded by the coding sequence ATGGCTGATATTACTCGTGCCGATGTAATTGAGTATCTTAAAAGCGCTACCATGCTGGAAATATCCGACTTGGTGAAGGAAGTGGAAGAAACCTTTGGTGTTACTGCTGCTGCCGCACCGATGATGATGCCGGGCATGCCTGTTGCAGGTGCTGCTGCGGAAGCTGCTGAAGAAAAAACCGAATTTGATGTGGTGCTGAAAGAAATCGGTTCCCAGAAAATTCAGGTGATTAAAGTGGTTCGCGCGATCACCGGTTTAGGCTTGAAAGAAGCCAAAGACCTGGTTGAAGGTGCTCCCAAAGCAGTAAAGGAAGCTGTGCCACAAGCCGAAGCTGACGACCTGAAAAAACAACTGGAAGAAGTAGGCGCTACTGTGGAAGTTAAATAG
- a CDS encoding 50S ribosomal protein L10 has product MPTPQKETIVQDMADKFGRASSFIMTDFTGVDANTIVEIRKKFFESDIDYRVVKNTLAKISLEKSGIEGLEDYLKGVNAYAISYDDPTLPIKVMDGFKKQLGDKMPIKAAYFEGQVIESSRVASLSSLPSKQELIGKFAGMIISPMGKLASTLNANMQNVVGVLNALKEKKEN; this is encoded by the coding sequence ATGCCCACACCACAAAAAGAAACGATCGTACAGGACATGGCCGACAAGTTTGGTCGGGCAAGTTCTTTTATTATGACAGATTTTACAGGTGTAGACGCAAATACAATTGTTGAAATCCGCAAAAAGTTTTTTGAGTCGGATATTGACTATCGTGTTGTAAAAAATACCCTGGCAAAAATCTCACTCGAAAAATCCGGAATCGAAGGTTTGGAAGATTACCTGAAAGGCGTGAACGCATACGCCATCAGCTATGATGATCCAACCCTCCCCATCAAAGTGATGGATGGATTTAAAAAGCAGTTGGGCGATAAAATGCCGATTAAAGCTGCTTATTTTGAAGGACAGGTCATCGAAAGCTCAAGAGTTGCTTCGTTGTCCAGTCTACCGAGCAAACAGGAATTGATCGGTAAATTTGCCGGAATGATCATCTCGCCGATGGGCAAACTGGCTTCAACATTGAACGCAAATATGCAAAATGTCGTTGGCGTTTTAAACGCTTTGAAAGAAAAGAAAGAAAATTAA
- the rpoB gene encoding DNA-directed RNA polymerase subunit beta encodes MKNGSLIERHTFSKIPSIATYPDLLDVQTRSFKEFLQEDKAPDERANKGLQEVFLNIFPVVDSRENFILDFVEYYIDKPKYSVKECRERGLTYAAPLKAKLRLSIKDPTGETEDYTDTIEQDVYLGNMPYMTGRGTFIINGAERVIVNQLHRAPGVFFDESIHPNGTKIFSARIIPFRGSWVEFMTDVNDCLHVYIDRKKKFYVTAFLRALGFQGDDDLLSLFELVEEVTLADTDTLSLVGRKIVGDVVNEKSGEVLLETGALLDEENVEALKAAKIKKLILQTPNDPSMPNIILNTLAKDPAKNEEQALRLIYELLRSGEPPDLDTARDLLKKMFFNPKRYELGAVGRYRLNKKLGLDIDYDNTVLFPEDFVEIVKYLIDLREGKRSTDDIDHLGNRRVKTVGEQLAAQFNLGLTRMARTIKERMNLGDAETITPQELVNARAITSVINTFFGTSQLSQFMDQTNPLAELTHKRRMSALGPGGLTRERAGFEVRDIHYTHYGRLCPIETPEGPNIGLISSLSVLARVNDFGFIETPYRKVKGGKVADEIEYLSADDEERVTIAQFNAPIDVKTGNFENDLVKVRKRGDFVMTSPDDVQYIDVASNQILSASASLVPFVEHDDANRALMGSNMQRQAVPIIRPETPIVGTGVEEQIAKDSGAMILADVDGVVEKVDSNKIIIRVDVGAVDEPRQILTGEAQRVEYELMKFVRTNQSTCINQNVLVSEGQPVKKGDVLADGPATDRGQLALGRNVLVAFMPWNGYNFEDAIVISERMVSEDLYTSIHVEELEIQVRDTKRGEEELTREIPNVSEEATKNLDENGIIRTGAEVKAGDILVGKVTPKGETEPTPEEKLLKAIFGSKAGDVKDASLKMPAGAEGVVIDTKLFSRKKKDPKTKKDDKKKLEILENETDEKIDAIRNRLIDYLVNTFGSTPSKGIMTRPGKTLVKPGSKITAGTFDTIELDLVDYLTPWFDDDEKNTRIRQMFTEYKNLMRDIDNDLRTEKHKIMVGDELPPGIVQLAKVYVAQKRKLKVGDKMAGRHGNKGVIARIVPAEDMPFLPDGQPVDIVLNPLGVPSRMNLGQIFETTLGWAGRLLDKFYATPVFDGATYDEVLGELRKAGLPESGKTTLFDGQSGEKFQQQVTVGQIYMIKLSHMVDDKIHARSIGPYSLITQQPLGGKAQFGGQRFGEMEVWALEAYGAAHTLQEVLTYKSDDVHGRTKVYESIVKGDNLPEPGRPESFNVLVKELQGLGLDVKAE; translated from the coding sequence TTGAAGAACGGAAGCTTGATCGAGCGTCATACTTTCTCAAAAATTCCCTCTATTGCTACCTATCCTGACCTTTTGGACGTGCAAACACGTTCCTTTAAAGAATTTTTGCAGGAAGATAAAGCGCCCGACGAAAGAGCAAACAAGGGCTTGCAAGAGGTATTCCTCAACATCTTTCCCGTTGTTGACAGTCGAGAGAATTTCATTCTTGATTTCGTGGAATATTATATTGACAAGCCGAAGTACTCCGTAAAGGAGTGTCGGGAGAGAGGATTGACGTACGCAGCTCCACTTAAAGCGAAGTTGCGGCTATCAATAAAAGACCCAACCGGTGAAACCGAAGATTATACAGATACCATCGAGCAAGATGTGTATTTGGGTAATATGCCCTACATGACCGGGCGGGGGACCTTCATCATAAATGGTGCAGAGCGGGTTATTGTTAACCAGTTACATCGTGCACCAGGTGTGTTTTTTGATGAAAGTATTCACCCGAACGGTACTAAAATATTCTCTGCCCGGATCATCCCGTTTCGGGGCAGCTGGGTAGAATTCATGACCGACGTAAACGATTGTTTACACGTTTATATCGATCGTAAAAAGAAATTTTATGTAACAGCATTTCTGCGTGCGCTGGGTTTTCAGGGCGATGATGATTTGCTGAGCCTGTTTGAATTGGTTGAAGAAGTAACCCTTGCCGATACAGATACGCTATCATTGGTTGGACGAAAAATTGTTGGTGATGTTGTTAACGAAAAATCCGGTGAAGTGCTGCTGGAAACAGGTGCATTGCTGGATGAAGAAAACGTTGAAGCATTGAAAGCTGCCAAAATAAAAAAACTTATTTTGCAAACGCCCAACGATCCCTCGATGCCGAACATCATTCTCAATACTTTAGCGAAAGATCCGGCAAAAAATGAAGAGCAAGCGCTGCGGTTAATTTATGAATTGTTGCGATCCGGTGAACCGCCAGATCTCGATACCGCCCGCGATTTGTTGAAAAAAATGTTCTTCAATCCCAAGCGATATGAACTTGGCGCAGTTGGACGATATCGATTAAACAAAAAACTGGGACTGGATATCGATTACGATAATACGGTTCTCTTCCCGGAAGATTTTGTTGAAATCGTTAAATACCTGATTGATTTGCGGGAAGGCAAGCGCAGCACAGACGATATTGACCACCTTGGCAATCGCCGGGTAAAAACCGTCGGTGAGCAGCTGGCAGCCCAGTTTAATCTGGGTTTAACCCGTATGGCCAGAACGATAAAAGAACGGATGAACCTTGGCGATGCGGAAACGATTACGCCACAGGAACTGGTGAACGCACGTGCCATTACCTCTGTGATCAATACATTTTTCGGTACATCACAGCTTTCCCAGTTCATGGATCAAACCAACCCCTTAGCAGAACTGACCCACAAACGCCGGATGAGTGCGTTAGGACCGGGCGGGTTAACCCGCGAAAGAGCTGGTTTTGAGGTTCGCGATATTCACTATACGCACTACGGACGCCTGTGTCCGATTGAAACGCCGGAAGGACCGAATATCGGTTTGATTTCGTCGTTAAGTGTGCTTGCGCGTGTTAACGATTTCGGATTTATCGAAACGCCGTATCGCAAAGTGAAGGGTGGAAAAGTTGCCGATGAGATCGAATACCTTTCTGCTGATGACGAAGAACGCGTAACGATCGCTCAGTTCAATGCACCGATTGATGTTAAAACCGGTAATTTTGAAAATGATCTGGTGAAAGTACGTAAACGCGGTGACTTTGTGATGACATCGCCGGATGATGTGCAATATATTGACGTTGCATCGAACCAGATTCTATCCGCATCTGCATCACTTGTGCCATTTGTGGAGCACGATGATGCTAACCGTGCGTTGATGGGCTCGAACATGCAGCGTCAGGCTGTTCCGATTATTCGACCGGAAACGCCGATTGTTGGAACCGGTGTTGAGGAGCAAATCGCCAAAGATTCCGGTGCAATGATTCTTGCAGATGTTGACGGTGTTGTGGAGAAGGTTGATTCTAACAAAATCATCATCCGGGTGGATGTTGGAGCCGTGGATGAACCTCGCCAAATTCTTACCGGTGAAGCACAACGGGTTGAATACGAACTAATGAAATTTGTTCGTACAAACCAAAGCACCTGTATTAATCAGAACGTGTTGGTTTCCGAAGGGCAGCCCGTTAAAAAAGGCGATGTGCTGGCAGATGGTCCGGCAACAGACCGCGGTCAGCTTGCTTTGGGACGAAACGTTTTGGTCGCGTTTATGCCGTGGAATGGTTACAACTTTGAAGATGCGATTGTGATTTCCGAACGAATGGTTTCGGAAGATTTATACACATCCATTCATGTTGAAGAGCTGGAAATCCAGGTTCGCGATACCAAACGCGGTGAAGAAGAACTGACGCGGGAAATTCCCAATGTCAGTGAAGAAGCAACCAAAAATCTTGACGAAAACGGCATCATCCGCACCGGCGCAGAAGTTAAAGCCGGTGATATTCTGGTTGGTAAAGTAACGCCCAAAGGCGAAACCGAACCGACGCCAGAAGAAAAACTGCTGAAGGCAATCTTTGGTAGTAAAGCGGGGGATGTAAAAGATGCATCGCTGAAAATGCCGGCAGGCGCAGAAGGCGTTGTTATCGATACCAAACTGTTTTCGCGAAAGAAAAAAGACCCCAAAACCAAAAAAGATGACAAGAAAAAGCTCGAGATTCTCGAAAACGAAACAGACGAGAAAATTGATGCTATTCGTAATCGTCTAATCGACTATTTAGTGAATACTTTCGGGAGTACCCCTTCCAAAGGGATAATGACCCGTCCGGGTAAAACGTTGGTTAAACCCGGTAGTAAAATAACAGCCGGAACATTCGATACAATCGAACTGGATCTGGTTGACTATCTTACGCCGTGGTTCGATGACGACGAGAAAAATACCCGCATTCGCCAGATGTTTACTGAATACAAAAACCTGATGCGCGATATCGATAACGATTTGCGTACCGAAAAACACAAAATCATGGTCGGCGATGAATTGCCGCCCGGAATTGTGCAATTGGCAAAGGTTTATGTCGCTCAGAAACGGAAATTAAAAGTAGGCGATAAAATGGCTGGTCGACACGGGAACAAGGGTGTTATTGCACGTATTGTACCTGCTGAAGATATGCCGTTTTTACCCGATGGACAACCAGTTGATATTGTTTTAAATCCGCTGGGCGTACCATCACGGATGAACCTTGGACAGATATTTGAAACTACCCTTGGATGGGCCGGACGTTTGCTGGACAAATTTTATGCAACACCAGTGTTCGACGGTGCAACATACGACGAAGTGCTCGGCGAGTTGCGCAAAGCGGGACTACCCGAAAGCGGGAAAACAACCCTGTTCGACGGACAATCTGGCGAAAAATTCCAGCAGCAAGTTACCGTGGGTCAGATTTACATGATCAAACTTTCCCACATGGTGGATGATAAAATCCACGCCCGGTCTATCGGACCCTACTCGCTCATTACCCAGCAGCCGCTGGGTGGTAAAGCTCAGTTCGGTGGGCAGCGTTTTGGTGAAATGGAAGTGTGGGCATTGGAAGCATACGGCGCCGCGCACACGCTTCAGGAAGTCCTCACTTACAAGAGTGATGATGTTCACGGACGCACAAAGGTGTATGAATCAATTGTCAAAGGCGACAACCTGCCGGAACCGGGCAGACCCGAATCTTTCAACGTTTTGGTGAAAGAATTGCAAGGGCTCGGTTTAGATGTAAAAGCAGAATAA
- the rpoC gene encoding DNA-directed RNA polymerase subunit beta': MSLETYPNKGHISKISIGLASPNSILEKSFGEVTKPETINYRSFKPEKDGLFCEKIFGPVKDWECHCGKYKRIRYKGIICDRCGVEVTTKSVRRERMGHISLAVPIVHIWYFRSTPTKIGYLLNIAPKHLEKIIYYEAYVVVQPGNSGLKTGDILLEEDYNKVLDNLTSDDLSLPDDHPDKFIAKMGGDAIREMLKRLEVDPLSDELRHILKTEKSQQKKQDALKRLKVVEAFRTRENGEFKNKPEWMVLDVVPVIPPELRPLVPLEGGRFATSDLNDLYRRVIIRNNRLKKLMDIKAPEVILRNEKRMLQEAVDALFDNTKRTTAVRSDGNRPLKSLSDMLRGKQGRFRLNLLGKRVDYSGRSVVVVGPKLHLYECGLPKEMAVELFKPFIIRKLQDRKIVKTVKSAKRFVDKRDAVVFEILEDIVKDHPVLLNRAPTLHRLGIQAFQPVLIEGKALQIHPLVCSAFNADFDGDQMAVHLPLSYEAQMEARLLMLASHNILSPASGRPLATPSQDMVLGCYFITKERDGVAGEGMVFSNPNEVMIAFDSGKAHLHAKIKVRWHGEIVSTTVGRVIFNSIVPDEVGFVNEVMTKKALEKLVGKVMLSIGNLGTVEFLDNLKGLGFRYSTMAGTSIGLDDVVIPDSKPAFIDKAYEEVRMLEEQYHMGFITDGERYNKVIDIWTRVTDQVSSDLFKLLQDHRDGFNSLYMMSHSGARGSREQIRQLAGMRGLMAKPQKTLTGQTGEIIENPITANFFEGLSVQEYFISTHGARKGLADTALKTADAGYLTRRLVDVAQDVMISEIDCGTILGIETSPIKEGEKIIEPLSDRVLGRFATDDVYDPISGELLVEAGQVIDEEIALKIDNSAIEKITIRSVLTCETARGVCTMCYGRNLASGRMVDIGEAVGVMAAQSIGEPGTQLTLRTFHIGGTAGRIAAQSEVVSRFEGKIKYEELRTLVTTEEVDGEIETYDICVGRNGKIHIVDSKDRSLTNFTVPYGAKVMVKDEQVVKRGSTLFEWDPYSSVILTERGGRLRYVDLVDNVTTREELDEQTLQKQRVVIESRNKNLSPHISVVDEDGKEIANYILPVKAHILGNDGIEVKPGQILAKIPREIGKTRDITGGLPRVAELFEARKPKEQAVVSEIDGVIRFGPIKRGIREIIVEGQLEKKKYNVSYSMHVLVHNGDYVRAGEMLTDGAISPQDILQILGPNKVQEYLVNEIQEVYRLQGVGINDKHIEIIVRQMMQRVRVIDSGDTRFLEGDSVNKFVFKEENEKIRNKVIITEPGDSRFKLRQRVDRVKFEYTNRQLEKSEKKLAECRPAEPATGEPVLLGITQASLTTDSFISAASFQETTRVLTDAAISGKVDYLYGLKENVIVGNLVPAGTGLKKFKHLHVEYKEETDQEETVPEELPAE; the protein is encoded by the coding sequence GTGAGTTTGGAAACCTATCCCAACAAAGGCCATATATCGAAAATCTCCATTGGATTGGCATCACCCAATTCTATTTTGGAAAAAAGTTTTGGGGAAGTCACCAAACCGGAGACGATTAACTACCGCTCGTTCAAGCCGGAAAAAGACGGTTTGTTCTGTGAAAAAATCTTCGGACCGGTAAAAGATTGGGAATGCCATTGCGGGAAATACAAACGCATACGTTACAAAGGCATCATTTGTGATCGATGCGGCGTTGAAGTAACCACAAAAAGTGTTCGCCGGGAACGGATGGGGCATATCAGCCTCGCGGTACCAATCGTGCATATCTGGTATTTTCGTTCAACACCGACCAAAATTGGTTATTTGTTGAACATTGCACCAAAACATTTGGAAAAAATCATTTATTATGAAGCATATGTTGTTGTTCAGCCGGGAAATTCCGGGTTGAAAACCGGCGACATATTGCTCGAAGAAGATTACAACAAGGTTCTGGATAACTTGACTTCAGATGATTTGAGTTTGCCGGATGATCATCCGGACAAATTTATCGCGAAAATGGGCGGTGACGCAATTCGCGAAATGCTCAAACGTCTCGAAGTCGACCCGCTTTCCGATGAACTGCGCCATATCCTCAAAACGGAAAAATCGCAGCAAAAGAAACAGGACGCACTCAAGCGTCTAAAAGTTGTGGAAGCGTTCCGTACCCGTGAAAACGGTGAATTCAAAAATAAACCGGAATGGATGGTGCTCGATGTTGTGCCGGTCATTCCGCCGGAACTGCGTCCGCTGGTGCCGTTGGAAGGCGGTCGTTTCGCAACTAGCGACTTGAACGATTTATATCGCCGGGTAATTATCCGGAACAATCGATTGAAAAAATTAATGGATATCAAAGCGCCGGAAGTGATTTTGCGTAACGAAAAACGCATGCTTCAGGAAGCTGTGGATGCATTGTTCGACAATACCAAACGCACTACCGCTGTTCGCAGCGACGGCAACCGCCCGCTCAAATCACTTTCCGATATGTTGCGCGGCAAGCAAGGCCGTTTCCGGTTGAACCTGCTCGGTAAACGGGTAGATTATTCCGGTCGTTCGGTTGTGGTGGTCGGACCGAAATTGCATTTATACGAATGCGGTTTACCGAAAGAAATGGCGGTTGAATTATTCAAACCGTTTATCATTCGTAAATTGCAGGATCGAAAAATTGTTAAAACGGTGAAAAGTGCCAAACGATTTGTGGACAAACGTGATGCCGTGGTGTTCGAAATTCTGGAAGATATTGTGAAAGACCACCCGGTGTTGCTGAACCGCGCACCTACGCTTCACCGACTCGGTATTCAGGCTTTCCAGCCTGTGTTGATCGAAGGTAAAGCGTTGCAAATTCACCCGCTGGTATGTTCCGCATTTAACGCCGACTTTGACGGTGACCAGATGGCAGTTCACTTGCCGCTGAGCTACGAAGCACAGATGGAAGCACGATTACTGATGCTTGCATCCCACAATATTCTGTCGCCGGCAAGTGGTCGTCCGTTGGCTACTCCTTCGCAGGATATGGTGCTGGGTTGCTACTTTATCACCAAAGAACGTGACGGAGTGGCGGGAGAAGGAATGGTCTTCTCCAATCCGAACGAAGTGATGATCGCGTTCGATTCCGGAAAAGCACATTTGCATGCCAAAATCAAGGTTCGCTGGCATGGAGAAATTGTTTCCACAACCGTGGGACGCGTTATCTTCAACAGCATCGTTCCCGACGAAGTTGGTTTTGTAAATGAAGTGATGACCAAAAAAGCGCTCGAAAAGCTGGTTGGTAAAGTGATGCTGAGTATTGGTAATCTGGGAACTGTAGAGTTCTTGGACAACCTGAAAGGTCTCGGATTCCGTTATTCAACAATGGCGGGAACGAGTATCGGTCTGGATGACGTTGTTATCCCCGATAGCAAGCCGGCATTTATCGATAAAGCGTATGAAGAAGTTCGCATGTTGGAAGAACAATACCATATGGGGTTCATTACCGACGGCGAACGTTACAACAAAGTAATTGACATTTGGACCCGTGTAACCGACCAGGTTTCCAGTGATTTGTTCAAATTATTGCAGGATCACCGGGACGGTTTCAACTCGTTGTATATGATGTCGCACTCCGGTGCACGCGGTAGTCGCGAACAAATTCGCCAGCTTGCCGGTATGCGGGGATTGATGGCTAAGCCACAAAAAACATTGACCGGTCAAACGGGTGAAATTATTGAAAACCCGATTACGGCAAACTTCTTCGAAGGTTTGTCTGTGCAGGAATACTTTATTTCTACCCACGGTGCGCGAAAAGGTTTGGCAGATACAGCGCTAAAAACAGCAGATGCCGGTTATCTGACCCGTCGATTGGTCGACGTTGCGCAGGATGTAATGATCAGCGAAATCGACTGCGGAACCATTCTCGGAATCGAAACCAGCCCGATCAAAGAAGGTGAAAAAATCATTGAGCCGTTATCTGACCGTGTGTTGGGACGATTCGCGACAGACGATGTTTACGATCCGATTAGTGGTGAACTGTTGGTTGAAGCCGGGCAGGTAATTGATGAAGAAATCGCCTTAAAAATCGATAACTCTGCAATTGAAAAAATTACCATCCGTTCAGTACTAACCTGTGAAACTGCTCGCGGTGTTTGCACAATGTGCTACGGACGAAACCTGGCTAGTGGTCGTATGGTAGATATCGGTGAGGCAGTAGGTGTTATGGCTGCTCAAAGTATCGGCGAGCCGGGAACGCAGTTAACCTTGCGTACTTTCCACATCGGTGGTACTGCCGGTCGTATTGCGGCGCAGTCCGAAGTGGTATCCCGTTTCGAAGGCAAGATCAAATACGAAGAGCTTCGGACACTTGTGACAACAGAAGAAGTTGACGGTGAAATTGAAACCTACGATATCTGCGTTGGTCGTAACGGAAAAATCCATATCGTGGACAGCAAAGATCGCTCGTTGACAAACTTTACCGTGCCATATGGCGCCAAAGTGATGGTCAAAGATGAACAGGTTGTGAAACGTGGCAGCACTTTGTTTGAGTGGGATCCATATTCATCTGTAATCTTGACCGAACGTGGTGGCCGTTTGCGCTATGTTGACCTTGTGGATAATGTAACAACACGCGAAGAATTGGATGAGCAAACCCTGCAGAAACAACGGGTTGTTATCGAATCTCGAAACAAAAACCTCAGCCCGCACATCTCTGTTGTGGATGAGGATGGTAAAGAGATCGCCAACTATATTCTCCCGGTAAAAGCCCACATTCTCGGTAACGATGGCATCGAAGTGAAACCCGGCCAAATTCTGGCAAAAATTCCGCGAGAAATTGGAAAAACCCGGGACATTACCGGTGGTTTGCCCAGGGTTGCAGAGTTGTTCGAAGCCCGGAAACCCAAAGAGCAGGCGGTGGTTAGCGAAATTGATGGTGTCATTCGTTTTGGACCAATCAAACGTGGTATTCGCGAAATTATCGTCGAAGGTCAGCTGGAAAAGAAAAAGTATAATGTTTCTTACAGTATGCACGTGTTGGTTCACAACGGTGATTATGTTCGCGCCGGTGAAATGTTGACCGACGGTGCCATATCGCCGCAGGACATTCTTCAAATTCTTGGACCCAATAAAGTTCAGGAATATTTGGTGAATGAAATTCAGGAAGTGTATCGATTGCAGGGTGTAGGCATCAATGACAAACATATTGAAATCATTGTGCGTCAAATGATGCAGCGCGTACGCGTTATCGACTCTGGCGATACCCGCTTTCTCGAAGGCGATAGTGTCAATAAATTTGTATTCAAGGAAGAAAACGAAAAAATTCGTAACAAAGTCATTATTACTGAACCCGGTGATTCACGTTTCAAACTCCGCCAACGCGTAGATCGTGTAAAATTTGAATACACCAATCGCCAACTGGAAAAAAGCGAGAAAAAACTTGCCGAATGCCGTCCTGCTGAGCCTGCAACCGGTGAACCGGTGTTGTTGGGCATCACTCAGGCATCGTTAACAACGGATAGCTTTATCTCCGCAGCATCGTTCCAGGAAACAACCCGTGTGTTGACCGATGCAGCAATTTCCGGAAAAGTGGATTATCTCTATGGCTTGAAGGAAAACGTGATTGTTGGTAATCTGGTACCTGCCGGAACCGGATTGAAGAAGTTCAAACACTTGCACGTGGAATACAAGGAAGAAACCGACCAGGAAGAAACCGTACCCGAGGAACTGCCGGCTGAATAG